In the genome of Physeter macrocephalus isolate SW-GA chromosome 20, ASM283717v5, whole genome shotgun sequence, one region contains:
- the SPATA4 gene encoding spermatogenesis-associated protein 4 isoform X3 — translation MQRKGGDFSNGFLIAEILTVHYPWDLKLSSFKNGTSLKVKLDNWAQLEKFLARKKLRLPKELIHGTIHCKAGVPEILIQEVYTLLTHREIKSIQDDLVNFTDYSYQMQLPLVPRSTASKSIKDNIRLSELISNPNKLNNERKVEFLFLLQMLQRKLSRKLNPKWFEVKPTVGESTFRHGPAQASGCKCNSVVSKERVAPVCCNGGSPLKEIHMKQAGKHSFDSMRPIRNMEEEPRRAPV, via the exons ATGCAACGAAAAGGAGG GGATTTTTCAAATGGCTTCCTGATAGCAGAAATACTCACTGTACACTACCCCTGGGACCTTAAGTTGTCATCCTTTAAAAATGGAACTTCTTTAAAAGTCAAGTTGGATAACTGGGCGCAGTTGGAAAAG TTCCTGGCAAGAAAAAAACTTAGATTACCTAAAGAACTAATCCACGGAACAATTCATTGTAAAGCCGGAGTACCTGAAATACTGATACAGGAGGTGTACACCTTGTTAACACATCGAGA aatTAAAAGTATCCAGGATGACCTTGTGAATTTCACAGACTACAGTTACCAGATGCAGTTGCCCCTGGTCCCCAGATCGACAGCTTCAAAGTCTATTAAAGATAACATTCGGTTATCAGAATTAATAAGCAATCCGAACAAGCTCAACAATGAACGTAAAGTAGAGTTCCTCTTCCTTTTACAAATGTTGCAAAGAAAATTGAGCAGAAAACTGAATCCAA aATGGTTTGAGGTCAAACCAACAGTGGGAGAATCGACTttcagacatggtcctgcccaagCCTCTGGGTGCAAATGTAATTCGGTCGTTTCGAAGGAAAGAGTTGCTCCTGTGTGTT GTAATGGTGGCAGTCCACTTAAGGAAATTCACATGAAGCAAGCTGGAAAACATTCTTTTGACTCTATGAGGCCTATCAGAAACATGGAAGAGGAACCCAGAAGAGCCCCTGTCTGA
- the SPATA4 gene encoding spermatogenesis-associated protein 4 isoform X4, whose product MQLPLVPRSTASKSIKDNIRLSELISNPNKLNNERKVEFLFLLQMLQRKLSRKLNPKWFEVKPTVGESTFRHGPAQASGCKCNSVVSKERVAPVCCNGGSPLKEIHMKQAGKHSFDSMRPIRNMEEEPRRAPV is encoded by the exons ATGCAGTTGCCCCTGGTCCCCAGATCGACAGCTTCAAAGTCTATTAAAGATAACATTCGGTTATCAGAATTAATAAGCAATCCGAACAAGCTCAACAATGAACGTAAAGTAGAGTTCCTCTTCCTTTTACAAATGTTGCAAAGAAAATTGAGCAGAAAACTGAATCCAA aATGGTTTGAGGTCAAACCAACAGTGGGAGAATCGACTttcagacatggtcctgcccaagCCTCTGGGTGCAAATGTAATTCGGTCGTTTCGAAGGAAAGAGTTGCTCCTGTGTGTT GTAATGGTGGCAGTCCACTTAAGGAAATTCACATGAAGCAAGCTGGAAAACATTCTTTTGACTCTATGAGGCCTATCAGAAACATGGAAGAGGAACCCAGAAGAGCCCCTGTCTGA
- the SPATA4 gene encoding spermatogenesis-associated protein 4 isoform X2 — translation MAAAGLGGELLALPTVPKSPSLAPRPAAPMRGRPKKCLVYPHPPKSSRVSPSVLRWLQGLDLSFFPRNISRDFSNGFLIAEILTVHYPWDLKLSSFKNGTSLKVKLDNWAQLEKFLARKKLRLPKELIHGTIHCKAGVPEILIQEVYTLLTHREIKSIQDDLVNFTDYSYQMQLPLVPRSTASKSIKDNIRLSELISNPNKLNNERKVEFLFLLQMLQRKLSRKLNPKWFEVKPTVGESTFRHGPAQASGCKCNSVVSKERVAPVCCNGGSPLKEIHMKQAGKHSFDSMRPIRNMEEEPRRAPV, via the exons ATGGCTGCCGCCGGTCTGGGAGGAGAGCTTTTGGCACTGCCGACGGTACCCAAGTCACCGTCACTTGCGCCACGTCCAGCCGCTCCCATGCGAGGGAGGCCTAAGAAGTGTCTGGTCTATCCGCATCCCCCGAAGAGCTCCCGCGTGTCTCCGTCGGTTCTGCGCTGGCTCCAGGGCCTGGATCTCAGCTTCTTCCCCAGAAACATCAGCAG GGATTTTTCAAATGGCTTCCTGATAGCAGAAATACTCACTGTACACTACCCCTGGGACCTTAAGTTGTCATCCTTTAAAAATGGAACTTCTTTAAAAGTCAAGTTGGATAACTGGGCGCAGTTGGAAAAG TTCCTGGCAAGAAAAAAACTTAGATTACCTAAAGAACTAATCCACGGAACAATTCATTGTAAAGCCGGAGTACCTGAAATACTGATACAGGAGGTGTACACCTTGTTAACACATCGAGA aatTAAAAGTATCCAGGATGACCTTGTGAATTTCACAGACTACAGTTACCAGATGCAGTTGCCCCTGGTCCCCAGATCGACAGCTTCAAAGTCTATTAAAGATAACATTCGGTTATCAGAATTAATAAGCAATCCGAACAAGCTCAACAATGAACGTAAAGTAGAGTTCCTCTTCCTTTTACAAATGTTGCAAAGAAAATTGAGCAGAAAACTGAATCCAA aATGGTTTGAGGTCAAACCAACAGTGGGAGAATCGACTttcagacatggtcctgcccaagCCTCTGGGTGCAAATGTAATTCGGTCGTTTCGAAGGAAAGAGTTGCTCCTGTGTGTT GTAATGGTGGCAGTCCACTTAAGGAAATTCACATGAAGCAAGCTGGAAAACATTCTTTTGACTCTATGAGGCCTATCAGAAACATGGAAGAGGAACCCAGAAGAGCCCCTGTCTGA
- the SPATA4 gene encoding spermatogenesis-associated protein 4 isoform X1, with the protein MAAAGLGGELLALPTVPKSPSLAPRPAAPMRGRPKKCLVYPHPPKSSRVSPSVLRWLQGLDLSFFPRNISSRSSLEQWYNKILDFSNGFLIAEILTVHYPWDLKLSSFKNGTSLKVKLDNWAQLEKFLARKKLRLPKELIHGTIHCKAGVPEILIQEVYTLLTHREIKSIQDDLVNFTDYSYQMQLPLVPRSTASKSIKDNIRLSELISNPNKLNNERKVEFLFLLQMLQRKLSRKLNPKWFEVKPTVGESTFRHGPAQASGCKCNSVVSKERVAPVCCNGGSPLKEIHMKQAGKHSFDSMRPIRNMEEEPRRAPV; encoded by the exons ATGGCTGCCGCCGGTCTGGGAGGAGAGCTTTTGGCACTGCCGACGGTACCCAAGTCACCGTCACTTGCGCCACGTCCAGCCGCTCCCATGCGAGGGAGGCCTAAGAAGTGTCTGGTCTATCCGCATCCCCCGAAGAGCTCCCGCGTGTCTCCGTCGGTTCTGCGCTGGCTCCAGGGCCTGGATCTCAGCTTCTTCCCCAGAAACATCAGCAG CAGGTCCTCCTTGGAGCAATGGTACAACAAAATTCT GGATTTTTCAAATGGCTTCCTGATAGCAGAAATACTCACTGTACACTACCCCTGGGACCTTAAGTTGTCATCCTTTAAAAATGGAACTTCTTTAAAAGTCAAGTTGGATAACTGGGCGCAGTTGGAAAAG TTCCTGGCAAGAAAAAAACTTAGATTACCTAAAGAACTAATCCACGGAACAATTCATTGTAAAGCCGGAGTACCTGAAATACTGATACAGGAGGTGTACACCTTGTTAACACATCGAGA aatTAAAAGTATCCAGGATGACCTTGTGAATTTCACAGACTACAGTTACCAGATGCAGTTGCCCCTGGTCCCCAGATCGACAGCTTCAAAGTCTATTAAAGATAACATTCGGTTATCAGAATTAATAAGCAATCCGAACAAGCTCAACAATGAACGTAAAGTAGAGTTCCTCTTCCTTTTACAAATGTTGCAAAGAAAATTGAGCAGAAAACTGAATCCAA aATGGTTTGAGGTCAAACCAACAGTGGGAGAATCGACTttcagacatggtcctgcccaagCCTCTGGGTGCAAATGTAATTCGGTCGTTTCGAAGGAAAGAGTTGCTCCTGTGTGTT GTAATGGTGGCAGTCCACTTAAGGAAATTCACATGAAGCAAGCTGGAAAACATTCTTTTGACTCTATGAGGCCTATCAGAAACATGGAAGAGGAACCCAGAAGAGCCCCTGTCTGA